From the genome of Mesorhizobium japonicum MAFF 303099, one region includes:
- a CDS encoding DUF3309 family protein, producing MSLGTILIIILVIALLGGFSGLGGGPFYGTGYYGGGGLGLVLLIIIILVVLGRL from the coding sequence ATGAGCTTAGGCACGATACTCATCATCATTCTTGTCATTGCGCTGCTTGGCGGCTTTAGCGGGCTTGGCGGCGGGCCGTTCTATGGAACGGGATACTATGGCGGCGGCGGGCTCGGGCTTGTCTTGCTTATCATCATCATCCTTGTCGTGCTGGGGCGCCTCTAG